The genomic stretch GTGCGGAAATTCCATTGCCGCCGAGCGGCTTCGTGTGTGGGATCTATGCCCGCAACGACATTGAGCGCGCCGTGTTCAAGGCGCCGGCGAACGAGGTCGTGCGGGGCGCTCTCCGCTTCGAGAGCATGCTGAACAAGGCGCAGCAGGAGGTGCTCAATCCCGAGGGGATCAACTGCTTCCGGTTCTTCGAGGGGCGCGGCCACCGTCTCTGGGGCGCCCGCACCATCAGCTCCGATTCCGAGTGGAAGTACGTCAACGTGCGACGCTACTTCGCATATCTGGAGCGGTCGATTGATCGCGGCACCCAGTGGGCCGTGTTCGAACCGAACGGCGAGGCGCTTTGGGGAAACATTCGCCGCACAATCGAGGACTTCCTGCTCAACGAGTGGCAGAATGGCGCCTTGCTCGGCGACAAGCCCGAGAAGGCGTTCTTCGTCAAGTGCGATCGCTCCACTATGAGTCAGAACGACCTCGACAACGGGCGGCTGGTGTGTCTGGTTGGCGTCTCGCCGTTGAAGCCGGCGGAGTTCGTCATCTTCAGGATCGGTCAGTGGACCGCCGACCGCAAGGCATAGCGGAGCAAGGAGAAGACCATGGCCGTTCAGCGCGAGCGTCCCTACGTCCAGTTCAACTTCCTGGTCGATCTCGGCGAGGGGTGGAACCCCGACCGGCCCGACGGCGGCTTCCAGGAGGTCAGCGGCATTGGGATGGAAGTGACCGTCGCCGAGTACCGCAACGGCAACGCCAAGGAGAACAGCGTGATGAAGGTCACCGGGCTCAACAAGAGTACGGACGTCACGCTCAAGCGCGGCGTGATCGGCTCGCTGAATCTGTACAAGTGGCTTGATCAGATTCGCAACGGTGATCAGAACGCGCATCGCACGGTAACCGTACAGCTGCAGAACGAAGATCACACGGCGGTGGTGCAGACGTGGAAGTTGCTGCGCGCCCGCATCACCAAGCACACGAGTGGTCCGATGAATGCCAAAGGCACCGACGTGGCCATGGAGGAGTTGGTGCTCGCCTACGAGCGACTGGAGATGGAGTGACATGCAAGCTGCCGCCAGACGGGAACTGCCTGGCATCCGCTTCGAGGGGCAGACCCGCGACCTCGACGAGGTCCTCCCACGCATGGACGTGGCGGTGTTTGTTGGCTTCGCGGAGACCGGACCCCTGCACCTGCCGGTGGCAGTGGAGGACGCACAGCAGTTTCAGAGCATCTTCGGCGGAAACGTGCGGCTGGCCTGGGATCGATTGCGGGGGCGCTGGACGTACGCCCATTTGGCGCCCGCTGTGAACTGCTTCTTCGCCAACGGCGGCGACCGCTGCTGGGTGGTTCGCGTCGCCGGCGAAGCAAGCTATAACCGACATCCCCTGCCGGGTTTGTTCCGTGTGGCCGAGGGGGCGTCCGGCATCGTAGAAGGGATCCGCGCGTACGCGCGGTCCCGGTGCAAGGGAAGCTGGTCCGACCGATTGCGCGTCAGCGCTCGCATCCGCACACAGCCGGCGTTCGTGAAGGAAGTGAACAAGCTCGACCCGTGTCAACTGGTGCTTGCCGTGGCCACCAGCCAGCGGCTGGGCGTGGGGGACATGCTGCGCATCGTCGCCCGGGACCGGGAGACCGCCTACCTTCCCCTGCTGACAACTCAAACCCATCCACGGGACCCGCTCATGGTCGTGACCGCAGACCGGGCCATCCTCGCCTACGGCGAGCCGGCCAGGCCGGGGGAGTGTCCGCAGCTGCGCGTGCTCGGTGGACAGGATGTCAGCCATTCTGTCGTTGAAGGCGCCCCCGCGGAAGTCCTTTCCTTGGATCTGCGGGTCACTTGGCCTGATGGCCTCACCGAAACCTTGTGCGGCTTGGGTTTGGCCGCCGGTCACGAACGCTTCTGGGGCGACCTTCCGACGGATTGTGAAGTGTACCAGCGCACCGCAGGCGGAACGGGCAGGGTGGTCTTCAGCGAAGGCCTTCCCGAAGGGAGGCGCTTCTCGCTCGCGGGCAATGACGTGGACCGGCGCGATGTCTTCATTCCCTGGGGATTGGCCGGCGACTTCACGGAGGGCACTCTGGCGGAGACAGGGCCGGCGTCGCGGCTCGAGCGCGACGGGCTTGCCGATTTCTCGGAGGCCCTCTTTCTCGACCGCGACTTGCGAGCCACCTCGGGGTGGGAGTTGATCGAGCACGCGGACTTTCTGCGCTATCGCTCGGTCGAGCCCCGGAGATTGACGGGCATCCACGCAGCCCTAGGGTGGAACGACTCGCCGGTCATCGACGAAGCGACGTTGATAGCTGTTCCCGATGCGGTGCACCGGCGCTGGGTGCGCCCGGCAGCGAAGAGCTCCAGCTGGTGCGTGCTGGAACTGCCCGCGAGGTCCGCGCAGGGAAAGCTGTTTCGCAATTGCGAGGCATGTGCGGTCCCCGCGGTGACCTGGGTCGATCCCGAGTTCCCCAATAATTCATCCTGGTTTCGTCTGAACTGGAAAGTGTCGAATCCACAGGGTGATCAGGAACCCACTTTCCGACTTGAGGAGTCGGCCACAGGCGACTTCTCCGTCCCCGATTCAATCCTCAGCATATCAGAGTGTTCTGTCGGCATCTTCGACAGGTCCCGCGGCGAGTACTACTACCGGGTTCGTGCTGAGCTGGATACAAGGCCCGGAGAGTGGTCGAAGACGCTTCGCGTCCAACTGCCGGAAGTGCGGGAGTACGAAGTCTCCGAAGGCGGCGAGGAGGAGCAGACTCTTCTCTCCGTGCACCAAGCCCTCCTGCGGATGTGTGAGGCTCAGGCCGGTCTGTTCGCGGTTCTCTCCCTGCCAGACACCTACCGGGCCGCGGCGGCGGTTCTCTATGCGCGAAGACTTGCCGAACAAGTGCTCAGTCCCGGTCGTGCGACGGCAGAGGCGGCACTCGAAGGGGCCGGGGCAAGAGTGCTCAGCTACGGGGCCATCTACCATCCCTGGCCGTCCGTTGCTCTCCCGGCCGGAGGCTGCCAGGACATTCCCCCCGACGGAGTTGCCCTCGGGCTGCTCGCTCGGCGGGCCCTGGAGCGTGGAGCGTGGGTGCCTCCGGCCAATGAGATCCTGCCGGGTATCGCAGCGCTGTCGTCGGCGCTGGCACCTGATCAACTGTTGATCCTACAGGATGCAAGGGTCAACGTGCTGCGGCGCGAACCGAAGGGCCTTACGATCCTGAGCGCCGACACATTGAGCCCTGACCGCGAACTGGGGTCGATCCACGTGCGCCGGCTGCTGACCCTACTGCGGCGTCTCGCGTTGCGGGCGGGAAACGAAGCGGTGTTCGAGGCAAACGGGCAAGCGTTGCGCAGCCTCGTCGAGCACCGCTTCGAGAACGTGCTGGCGCAGCTCTTTCGCAGGGGCGCGTTTGCTGGCGCGAGACAGGAGGACTCCTTTCAGGTGAACACGAATGCCGAGGACGCCCTCTCCGAGGGCAGCGCGGGCGAAGGACGCCTCGTCGTGGAGCTGAGGGTGCGCCCAGCCCAGGCCCTCCGGATGCTGACCATTCGGCTGATCCAGTCCGGCTCAACGGTGAGCGTGAGCGAGGTGTCTTAGTCATGCCCGCGAGCGACAAGCGCGCCTACCCCTTCACTGCGTTCAACTTCGAGATTCGCATCCACAAAGAAGGGGAAACGGCGCCGCTCTGCAACGGGGCCTTTGCCGAGTGCGACGGGCTGGAGGTCACCATGGAGGTGAAGAGCATCCGGCAGGGAGGCGACAACGCCCGTCAGATCCGCCTTGCCGGCCCAGCGGCACTCGGCCAGCTTACGCTCAAGCGGGGGATGACCGAAGGCTTCGACCTCTGGACGTGGTTCGCGCAGACGCTGGATGATCCGGGACTGCGGGCCGATGCGGAGGTCGTACTTCTGGCGGCCGACGGTTCGAGCGAGAAGGCGCGCTTTCTGCTCTCGCGCTGCGTGCCGATCAAGCTCAAGGCGCCGCCCCTCAATGCGCGGGAGGGCGCCGTTGCCATCGAGGAGCTGCAGATTGCCTACGAGACGCTATCCGTCAAGGGGGTTCCCAGCAAGCCGGCCGGAGGAGCGCCATGAGCCAATTCGCCGTTGCCAAATTCAGCGAGCTGGGATCCGACTTCAAGACCCCTAAGAAGAACGGCAAGACCGCAATCGTGCAGTTCAACCCTGAAACACTCAGGGTGAGCTACGCCAACCAGATCCAGAGTCCTTCCTCAGGTGCCGGCAGCCAGAGCGACGGATCAGCGAGCCGGCAGTACGTGGGCGCGGGTACGACCAAACTCTCGCTCCAGCTCTGGTTCGACGTCAACGCGCCGATGCCCGGCACCGAGGCGCCGGTGAACGACGTACGTCGTCTCACCCAACGGGTCACCGACTTGATGAACCCAGAGCCCTCGGGCAAGGACAAGGACAAGTACGTGCCCCCGGCAGTGCGCTTTCAGTGGGGCTCGTTCACCTTCGACGGAATCATTGAATCTTTGGAGGAGTCGCTCGAGTTCTTCTCCGGCGACGGAGTTCCCCTGCGCGCCAGCGTCTCCCTGTCCATGTCCCAGCAGAAGATCCTGTACATCGAATACAAGGGACCGGGGCTGGGCAAGCCGCGGGCTGCTCCCGGCACCCAGCCCCTGGTTCAGGCCGTCCGTGGCAGCACTGTCCAGGGCATGGCCGAGGCAGCGGGTCAAGGTGACAACTGGCAGGCAATCGCCGCCGCCAACGGGATAGAGAATCCCCGGCAACCTGCGCCAGGCCAATTGCTGAGCCTGGCGGGTTCACCCATGACCTCCGGAGGTGTTCTGCGATGAGCGTCGTAATCAACGAGTTCGAAGTCGTAGCCGAGTCACCCCCGGCGCCCGGCGCGCCCGAGGTCGAGCGTCCGCCGACGATGGCGCTTTCCCTGTTCGTACTGCAAGGCATGGCGCGCCAGCTGGCCGAGCGAGCGCTTCGCATCTGGGCCGACTGATCGATGGCTGGAGAAGCAGCCGTCCTGCTGCGCTCTGCGCGTCCGGCGCTCCTCGTCGGCGGCCGCGAGAGTTCTGCTCTCGAGGGGGGGCTCATCGACCTGGCGATCCACGAATCCGTGGAAGGGCTGTACCGCTGCGAGGCGCTCTTCAACAACTGGGGGGCGACCGCGGGTGGTACCGGTTATCTCTACTTCGACCGCCGCATCCTTGAATTCGGCAAACGCTTCGAAGTGCGGCTCGCGGGCGACACACTGTTCGACGGACGCATCATGGCGTTGCAGGCGGAGTTCCCGGAAGGCGCACCGCCACGGGTTCGCGTCCTGGCGGAGGACCGCCTGCAGGACCTGCGCATGACGCGAAGGACGCGCAGCTTTGCCGACGCCAGCGACGCAGACGTCGTCAGCCAGATCGCGCGCGATCATGGCCTCACTCCGCGGACCGACATCAGTGGCCCCGTCCACAAGGTGCTCGCCCAGGTCAACCAGAGCGACCTGGCGTTCATTCGCGAGCGGGCTCGCGCCGTCGGTGCCGAGGTCTGGGTAGACGACACGACGCTGGGCGTTGCGCCGCGAGCGCAGCGCCGCCGGTCGGGGCTGCGGCTCGTCCACGGCGCAAAGCTGAGGGAGTTCGCGGTTGTGGCGGATCTGGCTGGGCAATGCACTGAGCTGGCCTACGGCGGCTGGGATGTGGCCGCCAAGGCCGCTGTGAAGGGCGCAGCCGATGCCACGATCCTCAGGGGGGAACTGGGGACCGATGAGAGCGGCGCAGCGGTCCTGCGCGCCGCCGTCGGCGACCGGGCGCAGACAATCGCCCACGGCGTTCCCCACAACGCGGTGGAGGCCCGCGCCCGCGCCGAGTCGCACTTTCGAGCGCTGGCGCGTCGCTTTGTCGTCGGTCGCGGCGTCGCCGAGCCGGATGCCCGGCTGCGCGTCGGCGCCTCGGTTGAGCTGCAGGGACTCGGGCCCCTGTTCAACGGGACTTACTACGTGAGCGAGACGCACACGCTGTTCGATGGCGCCAACGGGCTGCGCACGGCGTTCGCCGGAGAGCGTCCCGGGCTGGGCCGGCCGTGAGAGGAGACGGCGAACGGTGATGTTCGAAGGCCTCGTCTTGGAGCAAGCGCTGGCGCCGCGGGGGCCGACAGGCCTCGGTGGCCGATGGTATGGAGTGTTTCCGGCCCTGGTCATAGACACGAAGGATCCGGACGGCCAAGGGCGTGTGAAGATCACGCTGCCCTGGGCGCCTGACAGCAGTGGAGGTCGATACGAGGCGTGGGCGCGGCTTGCAACCTTGATGGGCGGCTCAAACCGCGGGAGCTGGTTCGTGCCTGACACGAACGATGAGGTGCTCGTTGCGTTCGAGGGAGGAGATCCGCGCCGGCCCTTCGTGGTTGGCGGTCTCTGGAACGGCAGCGACCAGCCGCCGGAGCGCATGGATGGAGGAGGCAACAACTACAAGAAGGTGCTGCGGTCGCGCAACGGCGTGAAGGTCACCTTGGATGACCAGGATGGCCAGGAGAAGCTGCTCCTGGAGACGCCGGGCGGCCAGAAGGTGACGCTCAAGGACGGACCCGGAGTGGTGGAGATCATCGATAGCAACGGCAACTCGGTGAAACTGGAAGTCTCGGGCATTACCGTGAGCGCCTCTGGCAAGGTCACCGTCAACGCCAGTCAAGTTGCGGTCTCTGCAGGGATCGTCACGGTGGATGCGGGGATGGCGAGGTTCAGCGGCGTGGTGCAGGCGGACACCGTCATCACCAACTCCGTAATCAGCGCCTCCTATACCCCCGGTGCGGGAAACATCTGGTGAGGCCATGAGCCATACCCTGCGATGGATCGTGCCCTCTCCGCTGTGGGAGGGGATTTCCCCGGAAGCGCAGACGGAGTCCGGCGCTTTCGGGCGTCCGGCAATCCTGCGCTTCACTGATGATTCCTTCATGGAACAACTTCTCGCTCTTCTGGAGCGGAATCCGGCGGACCTCGCTTCACTCCAGGCCCGTCACGAAACGTGGCGCGGTCACGCGCCGGGTGCAGAGCGCCCCGGTGAACCGCAACCGACCCTGGTCACGAAGCTGAGTCGCATTGGCCTGGCGCGGAAGGCGCGAAAGGCGCGTGAAGCCCTGCGGGCGCGGCCTGCGGTCGTGGGCAAGCCCGCCGCCACGCATGTGCCCTACCAGCTCAAGCTCTATCAGCCGGCGAGCCAACGCTACTACCTCGTGGCAGCCCATCTCTCCTGCGCGACCGCGGGATTGCCCGACCGGCGGGTAGATGCGGGCCGGCAAGAACGCGTGGGCTTCGTCGTGCGACGGCTGCTCCCACGCAATGCGGCCTCTCTCGAGCCGGATGAACCTATGCCAACTCTGGATCCCAAAGACCTCGGCGATTGGGAGGAATACAGTCTTGCCGTCGGGCAGCGCGGCGAATGGCGTCCGACTTCCGGCCCTGTCCAGGTCCGGCAGGCGGGCGAGGAACTGCTCCCAATGTTCCCGCTCGTCTATCAGGAGACCGACGGCCAACCCCGCCGGCTCTTCGCAGGCCTGATCCCGGTTAGTCGACGCGAGGTCTACATGGGGGCATCGATCCGGACGGCAGAGGGCGCAGCCGGGGCGCCCGCTCAGGAAGACCATCGCTGGCTTCTGTTCCAGACGCGGGTGACCGAGCCCTGGAAGAGGCTTGTCGAGCGCGCCGCTGCCGCCAAAGCCATGCATGAGGCCTCGGAAGCAGAGAACGGGGAGATGCCCCGCTTAGTTCTCGAATCGTCTATCCGGGCCGTGCGGGAGCACGTACAGACTGTTTCGTGGTATATCGTCGCGGACCTTCTGGAATTGCTGCACGAGCACTTGCCCGAGGTGGCGCGGGCTGTGTTGGGGCAGGTGTCGCCCGCGTTGAAGCCATTCGGCGCGGACCTTGCCGCCGCCATCGATCGGATACGGCTTGACCCCTCTCTCAAGTCGCAGCTTCAGCAGCGGGCAAAGACTGCGGAAGGTGAGAGCCCAAAGGTCGCGGAGTCACTGGCCGAAGCGCTGCGCGCTATGGCCGGCTTGGTCCCTTCCCTGGAGGCGCGTTCGGCGGAGTCCTTGCGGGCAGACCTGGAGCGCGTTGACGTCGCGTACACGCACGAGAGTCCCGATCCCGGGTGGCCGGCATTCCTCTTTCCGCTGGCGGACTGCGAGAAGGTGGGGCCGATGCCGCCGCAACCCACTGGCGGCGGCGAAGACGACGTGGAAGCTCTGTTTGGTCATTTCCTGGAAGTGATCAAGTCGGCGCTCGCCGAGACGAAGGTGCAGTCCTCGCCGGCTGCGCCGATCGCTGCCAGCGCGGGAATCGACATGCGTGAGGGATGGTTCGTGCTGCGCTGCGTGTTCGAGCGCCCCGAGTGCGCGCCCCGACACACCGCGGTGGTGAGCGCCCCCACGGTGCCCTTCCAAATGGCGGGCTTTTTCGACCCCGACGCTCCCGCGCGCCCCATCCGCATCGGCCTTCCTGTCGACACGACGCCGGCGGGCCTGCGGAAGTTCGACAAGAACACAGCGTTCATGGTGTCGGACGTTCTGTGCCGCCAACTCAAGCGCTTCAAGGGCATCACGCTTGGCGACTTGGTGCGTTCAGTTCTTCCCTGGCCGCTGCACAAGGATCTTCCCGCGGATGGAAACGCCCCCTGCTCGAAGGAGGGTCCGAATCCTGGCATGATGTGCTCACTCTCGATCCCGATCATCACCATCTGCGCGCTGGTTCTCCTGATGATCATCGTCAGCGTGCTCGACTTCGTCTTTCGTTGGTTGCCCTTCTTCTCCGTGTGCTTTCCCCTGCGCGGCTTCGGGGCCAAGAAGGAATCGTGAGTATGCCTCTGGTGGATCCCGGGAAGGTCTTTGGACGAGGCATAAGTTTTCCGCCACGCGTGGGCGCGGACGGCAGGCTCGTCTGGTCGGAGGGTGAGGCGAATGTGCGCGAGAGCATCCGGATCATCCTCCTTACGGAGCCTCAGGAGCGCCTTCGTGTGTCATCCACCTTCGGCAGCGGCCTGCGGCGGTTTCTGTTCGAGCCCAACAACGCAGCCACCCGTACGCGCATCGCCCGGACCATCGAACAGGCAATCGCTGCGTGGGAGTCCCGTGTGCGCGTCGATTCCGTGACCGTCGAGGCGGACCCGGAGGACGCCGAGTCGGCCATCGCCACCATCACGTACCGGCTGGTTGCGACGCAAGTGCAGGAACGCGTCAGCCTGTCGGTCAAGCTTGCCGGGTGACAACCATGCCCATTCTGCCGCCCCCAATTGACGACAGACGCTACCGGGACATCCTGGAAGAGGCCCTGGCTCGCATTCCGGTGCACACGCCGGAGTGGACCAATTTCTGCCCCAGCGATCCGGGCGTCACCTTGATCGAGATCTTTGCGTTCCTCACCGAGAGCCTTCTCTACCGCGCAAACCAGATTCCCGATCGCAACCGCGTCAAGTTCCTGCAACTGCTTGGCGTGCCGTTGAACCCCGCTGCGTCCTCGCGCGGGATCCTCGGCATAACGAACGAAGTCGAGCCTCCGCAAGCTATAACTCTCAACGCAGGGATTGAGGCGAGTGCGGGCGAGATCCCCTTCCGAACGGAGCGGGGTCTCGACGTCCTGCCCGTGGAGGCCTGCGTCTACTACAAGCGGCCGGTGAGCGATCCTACTGGGGAACTTCGCAAGCACTACGACTTGCTTTATGCCTCCCTCAAGCAGGAGGGGGGCAGCGCAGCCGGCGATCTGGTGCTCTATGAGACCGTGGCCTACGAAGGGCGGGACGATCGTGGCATCAGTCCTGGGGAGGACACGGTAGACGGCTGCCTCTGGCTCGCGCTGCTCACTCCTTCCAGGATGACCCGGAAGGACCCGGCGTCCAGGCTGCGCGAGGAAGTCCGTGGGAAGATCGCCGGCAGAACCCTGTGTGTGGGGGTGGTCCCGGCGCTGGTCGATGCGGACCGTCGCCTCGAGCCTTCGGGCCGCGCGGCCCAGGAGCAGCCGTCGCTGCAGTTCCAGATCCCGCTGGTCCCTCGGGTAGGGGAGCCCTCCAGAGCAGGTCAACCGCGCTTGGCCGACTATCGCACGCTCGCGCACCGGGCGAGCGTCGACGTCCTCCAGGAACCCGGAATCGTGGAACTCGCCTTGCCTGGTGCGGATGACCTGGCCCTCTGGGAGGACCTCGATCCCCTGGAGTCCGGCAGCTGGAACTACCCTCCTGCCCTGGCGGACGGTGGTCTCGAGGGGCGCATCGTCACCTGGATTCGCGTCTCCTCCCTCAATGCGAAGAGTCGTGTGCTGTGGGTGGGGATCAACGCGGTCATGGCAACGCAACGAGACCAGATCACCAATGAGATGCTGGCCGATGGGACGGGCGAGCCGGACCAAGTGCGCCGCCTGGCCCATCCACCGGTCCTCCTCGATTCGGTCCGCATCTTCGTCTGCAGTCCTGGCGGCACCTGGGAGCCCTGGCGCCGCATCGACGATTTGCACGCTGCCCCCGGGGAAGTTGCAGCCAGGACCTCGCGCCTGACGACGGTCGTCACGGTCGACTCGTCCCGAGAGAGCGGCGTTCGGCCTTCCCTCTCGGCTTTGCCTGCCAAGGAACGTGCCGCCGATGTCTTCTGGGTGGACGCGGAGTCTGGTGAGATCCGGTTCGGCGACGGATTCCGGGGCCGTCGACCGCCGCCGGATGCCAAGATCAAGGCCACCTACGATCATAGCCGCGGGGCAGCCGGCAACGTAGGGCCGGGGACAATCAACATGGCTCCTTCCCTGCGCGAGGGACTCAAGCTCAGGAATCCCGTGCGCACCTGGGGCGGCTCCGCCGCCGAGCGCGTGGAGGAGGGCGAGAAGCAGGTTCCGCGCTTCCTGCAGCATCGGGACCGACTGGTCACCGTGGCGGACTTCGAGGCGATCGCCCTGCGCACGCCGGGAATCGATGTCGGGCGCGTCGAGGTGCTGCCCTCCTACAACCCAGACATCGCTCCTGACGCCGTCGGCAACGCTCCAGGCACGGTGACGCTGATGCTGATTCCCCGCTTTGATCCGGCGCATCCCAATGCCCCCGAGGCGGACCGCATGTTCCTCGACGCCGCATGCCGGTATCTTGATCCCCGGCGCGTGGTTACCACTGAGCTGATCCTCCGCGGACCCAAGTACCTGGACATCTGGGTCACCGTGGGCATCGAGGTCTTGGCGCTGGGGCGGAGCCCGGCCGAGGTGAACGAGGAAGTGAAGAGACGGTTGACGGAGTTTCTGTCGCCGCTGCGTGACATCGGTCTGGCGGACCCCGCCGAGACCCAACTCGTGCCCGAGTACGCCGACATGCGCAAGGGCTGGCCACTGCGCAAGGCAGTGTCCGCGCGCGAGCTGATGGCGGTCGCAAGCCGGGTACCCGGGGTGCGTCTCGTGAACGAGGTGCGTCTGGCCGACGCCACCGGGCAGGAGCAGCAGGAGGAGGTGAGCTTGGAGCGCCTGCAGCTTCCCCGGGTGGCAGGCATCGCCGTCGAATTGGGCGACGCACCAGCTCCGGCGGACCTGATCCGCAGCCAGACAGCGGTTGGACCCGCGGTTACCCCAGGTATCGGGAAGCGCATCGTGCCCGTGCCGGTGATTCCGAGGGAGTGCTGAACGCATGGACGCCAACGGCACTCGGTATCAGCTGCTGCTCGGGCGCGAGGACTGGGACGCGTGCTGTTGCGCTGCATTGGATACCGATCCTCGGGGCGCCTGGCTGCCGCCACGTCACGGGGATGCGCCACTGGAATGGAACGCGGACACATGCGAGGTGCTGCTGCGCGCCAAACCGTTTGTCCACACGCCGGCGCCCAGGGACGCGCGCCCCGATCTCGAGCGCGACCGGCGCGGTGCCGCCGTGGACATGTTCGGCAACTGGTACTGGGTTGATGAGACGCGCTCGCGTATCCGGGTGCGTTCCGCCGGCACCGAGCTCGTGTCGGATTTCTGGCCTGTCCCAGCCTCGACACCAACCTGCACGCCGGGTGGCTTCCGGGCGGCCGAGACCTCCCCGCCGCCGACCGGCGCGGAGTTCGGCGGGCTGGCGGTGACGTCGGATCATTTCCTGGTGGCAGGCACCCGGGCCCCAGCCGGCGTCCTGGTCTTTGACCTCTTCGCCGGCGGGCCGCCGGAACAGCTGACCTGGCCTGCCGGCGTGAACTTCGTCCCTTGGGATCTGGCAGCCGGGCCGGACGGCGGGCTGTGCATTCTCGACCGGGAGAACCAGCGCTACTGGTCCTTGGATCGCCGGTTCGAGGTGGTGTGTACGCCAGAGTCCCGGGTGGTGCAGGAGGAAGCCGACCAGACCTTCCAGCCGGTGGAAGGAGAGGCCCGCCGCAAGATCTTCCGTCGCACTTTCCCGATCGGCATCGACGTTGGCGGCGTCTCGACAGTCGGCGCCAATGCCCCGGCGGCCATCGAAGTGCTGGCGGATGGGACCGTCCTGATCCTGGACGGGCCGGCCAGCGGCTCCGCAGGCTTCTCGAAGATTCTGGTCTTTCGAGATGGCGCGTTCGTCAAGAACCTGGACCTCAAGAAGATGAGCGACCGTGTCGATCCGGCGGTTGCAACGAGCTTCTCATTGGTCGGCTACGACATGGCGTTCGTGGGCACGACAGCGCTGGCCGGCCACAGCGGCGTGCTGTACGTCGCGGATGCCGGCGGCAATCAGGGCTATGCATTTCGGCTTTCGATTGACGGGAAGGGCGACTGGCAACAGCAGGCATTGTCAGAATATCTGCCCATGCGCCGTTTCGGAGGGAAGGCGCTGGTGGTCTTCGGGGGGACGGTGTACTACGACTTCGCGGAGGCGTGGGTGCCTCTTGTGCAACAGTATCGCCCGCGTTACCAGCCTGAGGCCTGGCTCGACACCCGTCACTTGGACGGAGGAGAGCCGGACTGCGTCTGGCATCGACTCCTCCTCGATGCCTGCATTCCTTCGGGGAGCAGGGTCGAAATCTGGAGCCGCGCTGCGAACAGCCCCGAGCTGCTCGAGGCCGCTCCCTGGCTGAAGGAACCTCCGCTCTACCTGCGCGGCGACGGGTCCGAGCTGCCGTTTCTCCAACAGCCTTGGTCCACGTCGTCAGGCGCGAGGGGACGTGGCGACGGCACCTGGGAGCTCCTGCTGCAGAGAGCGCAAGGCCGCTATCTTCAGGTGCGGATCAGACTTGTCGGCCAGGAGCGGAGCACGCCTCGACTGCGGGCTCTGCGCGTCTATTACCCGCGCTTTTCCTACCTGAATGAGTATCTGCCCGCCGTCTATCGCGAAGACCAGCCGTCGGCGAAATTCCTGGACGGGTTCCTCGCCAACGTGGAGGGGATATGTACCAGTATCGAGGATCGCATCGCGGCCGCGCACGTCCTGTTCGACTGGCGCAGCGCGCCGGCGGAAGCCCTTGAGTGGCTGGGGAGCTGGCTGGGCGTCGCGCTTGACCCGGCTTGGAACGAAGAGCGCCGCCGGCTGTTCATCCGGCATGCCATGCTGTTCTTTCAATACCGAGGCACGGCTCACGGCCTGCGGCTGGCGCTGTCCCTCGCACTCGGTCCGCAGGTCGATGAGTCGCGCTTCGCAGTGCCCGAGCGGGTGGGCGAGGAGCGCTTCGGCGTCCGCATCATTGAGAAGTACCTGACCCGCAAGCTCCCCGACGTGCTGTTCGGCGACCCCGCGCAACTCGAGGCCCCGGCGGGCGCCGACGAACTCCGACCATGGAGGCCGGCGGATGGACGTGACGCGCTTCGGCGTCGCTATGCCCGCCTCCTCGGTCTGCCCACGAACGCGCCCCTGCCAGAGTTTCCTTTGGTGCCGCCGGTGGATCGACAGGCAGCGGGACTCTGGTCTCTGTTCTGCGAGCAAGTCCTTGGCTTCACACCCTGGGCCGCCGGCTTGGAGCGCGAAGCCTGGCAACGCTTCCTGGAAGCCCGCTATGAGA from bacterium encodes the following:
- a CDS encoding phage tail protein; translation: MDANGTRYQLLLGREDWDACCCAALDTDPRGAWLPPRHGDAPLEWNADTCEVLLRAKPFVHTPAPRDARPDLERDRRGAAVDMFGNWYWVDETRSRIRVRSAGTELVSDFWPVPASTPTCTPGGFRAAETSPPPTGAEFGGLAVTSDHFLVAGTRAPAGVLVFDLFAGGPPEQLTWPAGVNFVPWDLAAGPDGGLCILDRENQRYWSLDRRFEVVCTPESRVVQEEADQTFQPVEGEARRKIFRRTFPIGIDVGGVSTVGANAPAAIEVLADGTVLILDGPASGSAGFSKILVFRDGAFVKNLDLKKMSDRVDPAVATSFSLVGYDMAFVGTTALAGHSGVLYVADAGGNQGYAFRLSIDGKGDWQQQALSEYLPMRRFGGKALVVFGGTVYYDFAEAWVPLVQQYRPRYQPEAWLDTRHLDGGEPDCVWHRLLLDACIPSGSRVEIWSRAANSPELLEAAPWLKEPPLYLRGDGSELPFLQQPWSTSSGARGRGDGTWELLLQRAQGRYLQVRIRLVGQERSTPRLRALRVYYPRFSYLNEYLPAVYREDQPSAKFLDGFLANVEGICTSIEDRIAAAHVLFDWRSAPAEALEWLGSWLGVALDPAWNEERRRLFIRHAMLFFQYRGTAHGLRLALSLALGPQVDESRFAVPERVGEERFGVRIIEKYLTRKLPDVLFGDPAQLEAPAGADELRPWRPADGRDALRRRYARLLGLPTNAPLPEFPLVPPVDRQAAGLWSLFCEQVLGFTPWAAGLEREAWQRFLEARYESLDKLHDAWQAPYQGFEEILQPTNQPQDAVVADDWARHMRQADPLRTPGERLDWQSFLRGRHGAVSQLNAKYSTAWAAYDLVPLPDTLPPDGPALEDWFQFEAAFLAIRGTAHRFSVLLPMPTDSDSSPAEPGRRLELARRIVGLEKPAHTVFDVRFYWAMFLVGQARLGRDTQVELGIRERLLHALVLDHGYVGEGYLSPAASESRSERQILGRNRLDH